Below is a window of Anaerolineales bacterium DNA.
AATGAAGGATGAGATCGTTCACCGAATTCCTGAACAGGGGTCGGGCGATTTCCGGATCGGCAGCCAGGTGATCGTGCGTGAAAGCCAGACGGCGGCCTTCTACCGGGACGGCAAGGCGCTGGATGTCTTCGAACCGGGGCGGCATACCATCACCACAGCCAACATCCCGGGCCTGGTGAACCTGATCGGCCGCGCTTTCAACGATCAGACCCCCTTCAAGGCGGAGGTCTACTTCGTGTCGATGCGCGAGTTCGCCGACCAGAAGTGGGGAACGCCCCAGCCGATCATCGTGCGCAACCCGGGGATGGCGCTGGGCGTGGCGCTGCTCCAGGGCTATGGCACCTTCGGCTTCCAGGTGAGCGACCCGCAGCAGTTCGTCACCCAGGTGGTCGGCGTCAACGGCGCCTTCCGCACAGTCGATATTCAGGCCCGCCTGCGCTCGATGCTGCTCTCCAAGCTGCAGGACCTGCTGGGCGAGACAACTGCCGCCAAGAACGTCCCGGAGTTGATCGGCCTAGTAGAGGAGATCGGCGCCGGCGTTCGAGCCAAGGCCCAGGACGACTTCAAAGCTCTGGGTTTGACACTGAAGGCGTTCTATGTCGAGAGCCTGAAGCCCTCTGATCGTTCGGCGGAGGAGTTGCGGGCGATGGGCATGCTCGACGTGGCGACCTACACCCAACTGCAGGCGGCGGATGCGATGCGAGATGCAGCTAATAATCCACAAGGCGGAGCCGGCCTGACGGCGGGCATCGGCGCCGGGATGGGGATCGGCAATGTGCTCACGGGATCCCTGCAGCAGGGAGCGGCCAGCGGAGCCGCAGCCGCCGGCGGCGCTGCAGCAGGCGGTGGACCGTCGGTGATGACCCCGTCTGAGGCCGCGGCCTACCTCAAGGTTTCAGAGGAAGATGTGGTGGCTGCCATCAAGGGCGGCCAGCTCAAGGCCAAGAAGATTGGCAACGCCTACCGCATCAGCAAGGATGCCCTCGACGATTTCTTGAAGTCGTAGGCGACTCGCGCCGGCACAAAAGAAGAAGGGCCCGGGCAACCTGCCGGGCCCTGTCGTTGGGTGCGGCCGTCCGGTTCAGTCTGCCACCAGCCTTAGGCTGGCGCTCAGGCGTGCCAGTTGTTCCTCTGTCAGGCCTGGACGCTTGGGCTGGCGGCGCAAGGCCTCCTTGGCCTTCTTGGCGTGGAAAGCCGGGATGGGGCTCGACTCGCCGTGGACCACGGCGCGGTTGTGGATGAACATCAGCAGCGGCTCGACCGGGATCTGGGCGCCCTCAGGCAGGCGCTTGCGCAAGGCCGAGGCCATGGCGTCGGCGTCGGCCCGGGCCAGCGTCTCCACGCTGCGGAGGGTGCGCGTCCCGCCCCGGCGCAGGCCGCGCCCTTCCGTTGTCCGCTCCCAACGACCGTTCCGAAAGCGGAGCTCCCCGTCCTCGGTGCGCAGGATCAGGGCGTACACCCCGCTCGGGGTGAACAGGGCGTGGGGGGTGGCCAGCTTGTAGTGAATCAGGGCATACCGACCGTCGAGACCTTTGAGGGCCTCGTCGGCGATCTCGTCCAGGCGCGGTCGACGGGACCACCGGCTCATGAAGGCCGAGCCAAACTGAATCGCCATCAATCCGGCCAGCGCTGGCGCCAGGGCATAGGTGCTCCATTCAGGGTTGCGGGACACCACAAACATCCCTCCGGCCATGATGACCAGACCGCCATACAGCAGGATCTTGCCCAAGCGGGCGTTGCGAGAGATCATGCGCTCGTCTGCAAGCCGTTTCATCAGGCATTCACCTCTCGTAGCACCAGGCAGGCGTTCTGACCGCCAAGGCCGAAGGAGTTCGACAGTGCCGCTCGGACTCGGGCAGGGCGCGGCTCGTTGGGCACGTAGTCCAGGTCGCACTCAGGATCCGGGGTTTGGTAGTTGACCGTCGGGTGGATGACCTGGTGTCTCAGGGTCAGCGCGCACACCGCGGCCTCGATGGCTCCGGCGGCACCCATCGAGTGGCCGAGCATCGACTTGGTCGAAGACACCGGGATCTGATAGGCGCGGTCCCCGAAGAGCTGTTTGATCGCCAGCGTTTCAATGGCGTCATTG
It encodes the following:
- a CDS encoding SPFH domain-containing protein; this encodes MARIFDIVEYPNEMKDEIVHRIPEQGSGDFRIGSQVIVRESQTAAFYRDGKALDVFEPGRHTITTANIPGLVNLIGRAFNDQTPFKAEVYFVSMREFADQKWGTPQPIIVRNPGMALGVALLQGYGTFGFQVSDPQQFVTQVVGVNGAFRTVDIQARLRSMLLSKLQDLLGETTAAKNVPELIGLVEEIGAGVRAKAQDDFKALGLTLKAFYVESLKPSDRSAEELRAMGMLDVATYTQLQAADAMRDAANNPQGGAGLTAGIGAGMGIGNVLTGSLQQGAASGAAAAGGAAAGGGPSVMTPSEAAAYLKVSEEDVVAAIKGGQLKAKKIGNAYRISKDALDDFLKS